A part of Gossypium hirsutum isolate 1008001.06 chromosome A07, Gossypium_hirsutum_v2.1, whole genome shotgun sequence genomic DNA contains:
- the LOC107952162 gene encoding uncharacterized protein, with protein sequence MATVSDSPEDSPNPNPPPSPPSDFPSKSESNAPEQVTPWIDSAVEQALLYQKIIEQNVNDAIKASRSRLSEIRSTSSAHFNLTIESLKDVKSQLDVYEDLAFGKVKEGINIAASNPLITVGAAVGLGFLVLKRPRHLLYYKTLRLFQSEESLISRADIRVKELRQSIDRLKAESEKLERSASVAEDELIRGRTKLRQAGKQIRSVIQSAYKIERQAAGLKDTLGELPSREASRFRSQVSSLASQAKRERNVLTKEVSKISNHGIAV encoded by the exons ATGGCAACGGTCTCTGATTCACCAGAAGATAGTCCAAACCCTAATCCACCACCATCGCCGCCCAGCGATTTCCCTTCTAAAAGCGAATCGAATGCTCCCGAACAAGTCACTCCATGGATCGATTCCGCTGTGGAGCAAGCTCTTCTATACCAGAAGATCATCGAACAGAACGTTAACGACGCTATCAAAGCTTCTAGATCTCGACTTTCAGAAATTCGCTCCACCTCCTCAGCTCATTTTAATCTAACCATT GAGTCACTTAAAGATGTCAAATCACAACTTGATGTCTACGAGGATTTGGCATTCGGCAAAGTTAAAG AGGGGATTAATATTGCAGCTTCGAATCCATTGATCACCGTCGGTGCTGCTGTTGGCTTGGGATTCCTGGTACTTAAAA GGCCAAGACATTTACTGTATTACAAGACTTTGCGTCTTTTTCAGAGCGAAGAG TCCTTGATTTCCAGAGCTGATATTAGAGTAAAGGAACTGAGACAATCAATTGACCGCCTTAAGGCTGAAAGTGAGAAGTTAGAG CGAAGTGCATCAGTAGCCGAAGACGAGCTGATCCGTGGCCGGACAAAACTCAG GCAAGCAGGCAAGCAGATCCGAAGTGTAATTCAGTCAGCTTATAAGATTGAAAGACAAGCAGCAG GACTAAAAGATACCCTTGGAGAACTTCCAAGCAGAGAGGCATCTCGGTTTCGATCGCAG GTTTCCAGCCTTGCGTCTCAGGCAAAGCGAGAACGGAATGTTTTGACAAAGGAGGTTTCAAAAATTAGTAATCATGGAATTGCAGTTTGA